The following proteins come from a genomic window of Terribacillus aidingensis:
- a CDS encoding isocitrate/isopropylmalate dehydrogenase family protein produces the protein MTTYRIGVLQGDGIGPEIVSATTSILEAAAKKHELQLNLVDLPMGWAAIKEHNDPIPQYTKDELEKCHGWILGPHDSAAYPEEHKQKRNPSGELRHYFDLYANVRPAKTMPGTKSMVGEADLVIFRENTEGFYTDRNMYIGVGELQITPDVAVSTGVFTRKAVERIAHAAFQSAMTRRKKVTIVHKANVIKLGTGLFLNVCREVAEQYSEVEVDDYHIDAMTAHLVRRAGDFDVIVTENMFGDILSDLTGELVGSLGLAPSINSNDTQAMAQAAHGSAPDIAGKNIANPIGIMLSTVMFFEWLYSQHKDEKLKQVAETMERTLFKTVESGVKTGDLGGSASTSEFAEYIIESIHDGEQKMSK, from the coding sequence ATGACAACATACCGTATAGGTGTACTTCAAGGAGATGGAATTGGGCCAGAAATTGTAAGCGCTACAACTAGTATCCTCGAAGCAGCTGCAAAAAAACATGAGCTGCAGCTGAATCTTGTAGACTTGCCAATGGGATGGGCAGCGATAAAGGAACATAATGATCCGATTCCACAGTACACAAAAGATGAGCTCGAAAAATGCCATGGCTGGATTCTCGGACCACACGATTCAGCAGCCTATCCGGAAGAACATAAACAGAAACGCAACCCAAGCGGAGAGCTGCGCCACTACTTTGATTTGTACGCAAACGTGCGACCTGCGAAAACGATGCCTGGTACAAAAAGTATGGTTGGCGAAGCTGATCTAGTCATCTTCCGCGAGAACACAGAAGGCTTCTATACAGACCGAAACATGTATATAGGAGTCGGGGAATTGCAGATTACACCCGATGTGGCTGTCTCAACAGGTGTATTCACCAGAAAAGCTGTTGAAAGGATTGCACACGCTGCTTTTCAAAGTGCCATGACAAGACGAAAAAAAGTCACCATCGTACACAAAGCCAACGTGATTAAGCTTGGAACAGGTTTATTCCTGAATGTATGCCGCGAAGTTGCCGAGCAATATTCGGAAGTTGAAGTGGATGATTATCATATCGATGCCATGACTGCCCATTTGGTACGTCGCGCAGGCGACTTTGATGTCATCGTAACGGAAAACATGTTTGGGGATATCCTTTCAGACCTTACTGGTGAATTGGTTGGCAGTCTGGGACTTGCCCCGTCAATCAACTCGAACGACACGCAAGCCATGGCACAAGCAGCACATGGGTCTGCACCGGATATTGCTGGTAAAAATATTGCCAACCCAATCGGTATCATGCTAAGTACGGTGATGTTCTTCGAATGGCTGTATTCCCAGCATAAGGATGAAAAGCTTAAACAGGTTGCGGAAACAATGGAAAGAACTCTCTTTAAGACGGTAGAGTCTGGAGTTAAGACAGGTGATTTAGGTGGCAGTGCTTCGACTTCTGAGTTTGCAGAATATATTATAGAGAGTATTCATGATGGAGAACAAAAGATGAGTAAGTAG
- a CDS encoding RraA family protein, protein MFKDIPSTSVSDALQGKNHMSYEIKPIGDFQLSGPAFTVEIDEGENISVLEAMYKAKPGDVLVVDGKGWTANAVAGDFILNLGKTLGLAGIVIDGVIRDIKGSLALDYPIFCKGTTTCASKKTQKGLIGVPIVCGGVSVNPGDYIVGDSDGVVVVPHSEASSIREQALEKISVDEKRESSVGQDVDAARKYIEDFLIKAEKNIVL, encoded by the coding sequence ATGTTCAAAGATATTCCTAGTACAAGTGTTTCAGATGCCCTTCAAGGAAAGAATCACATGTCTTACGAGATTAAACCTATAGGAGATTTTCAACTGTCTGGACCTGCATTCACGGTAGAAATAGACGAAGGGGAAAACATATCCGTTTTGGAAGCTATGTATAAAGCGAAACCAGGTGATGTATTGGTTGTGGACGGAAAAGGCTGGACAGCAAATGCTGTCGCTGGAGACTTTATTCTTAATTTAGGCAAGACACTGGGGCTGGCTGGAATTGTCATCGATGGAGTAATCAGAGATATCAAAGGAAGTTTGGCTCTAGACTATCCGATTTTTTGTAAAGGGACAACGACATGTGCTAGTAAAAAAACTCAAAAAGGGTTGATTGGCGTCCCAATCGTTTGCGGAGGAGTGTCTGTAAATCCTGGTGATTATATTGTAGGCGATAGTGACGGGGTAGTTGTAGTTCCGCATTCTGAAGCGAGCAGCATAAGAGAGCAAGCACTAGAAAAGATAAGTGTCGATGAAAAAAGAGAGAGCAGTGTAGGTCAGGATGTTGACGCTGCCAGAAAATATATTGAGGACTTTTTAATAAAAGCCGAAAAAAATATTGTCTTATAA
- a CDS encoding pyridoxamine 5'-phosphate oxidase family protein encodes MVEMMKQEELETVRELIKDVDTAMLTTVTEEGLVSRPMKTQEVEFDGDLWFFTKKETDKYEEILHDQDVNVAYAGKSYVSIRGRAEIIEDLNKRKELWSKAYEKIMQTSYDDPSVVLIKVQAEAAEYWDTGNFTKKIAFMYKRMTGQSVKSTDINETVDLEK; translated from the coding sequence GTGGTGGAAATGATGAAACAAGAAGAATTGGAAACAGTAAGAGAGTTAATCAAAGACGTAGACACGGCGATGCTGACTACTGTTACGGAAGAAGGACTTGTATCTCGCCCTATGAAAACGCAAGAAGTAGAATTTGATGGTGACTTATGGTTTTTCACAAAAAAAGAAACTGATAAATATGAAGAAATTCTACATGACCAAGATGTGAATGTAGCTTATGCAGGTAAATCCTATGTCTCCATACGTGGAAGAGCGGAAATCATTGAAGATTTAAACAAGAGAAAGGAATTATGGAGTAAAGCATACGAGAAAATTATGCAAACCTCTTATGATGATCCAAGCGTTGTCTTAATTAAGGTACAAGCGGAAGCAGCTGAATATTGGGATACAGGCAACTTCACGAAGAAAATTGCCTTTATGTATAAACGTATGACTGGGCAAAGTGTAAAATCGACAGACATCAATGAAACGGTTGATTTGGAAAAATGA
- a CDS encoding TetR-like C-terminal domain-containing protein, translating into MLSSKGAPAFRKSFLEFVIEELDVDLDLIEGINQGLSRNLVLRFFGAAIVEIVEAWITNGLSEPAKVVARQMGVLLDRNL; encoded by the coding sequence ATGCTATCAAGTAAAGGAGCACCTGCTTTTCGCAAGAGCTTTTTGGAATTTGTGATAGAAGAATTGGATGTCGACTTGGATTTAATAGAAGGGATTAATCAAGGATTAAGCAGGAACTTAGTACTGAGATTCTTTGGAGCGGCCATCGTAGAGATAGTGGAAGCATGGATCACAAACGGATTATCTGAACCAGCTAAAGTTGTTGCTAGGCAAATGGGAGTGTTGCTTGATAGAAATTTATAA
- a CDS encoding MFS transporter, translating into MFIVKDRDVGTQSALVQSYVHSSEKQKALYKRTLLVVSISQIFGGAGLAAGVTVGALIAQQMLGTDAYAGLPTALFTLGSAGAAFSVGRLSQRFGRRAGLSAGFIIGGLGAIGVIIAAIINSILLLFASLLIYGAGSATNLQARYAGTDLANNKQRATAISMTMVFTTFGAVAGPNLVNVMGRFAESIGVPSLAGPFVLAAAAYILAGLVLFILLRPEPLVIAKAIEAAKQDQRKSDDTGKAKHTNKRGIFVGATIMILTQIVMVAIMTMTPVHMNHHGHGLGTVGLVIGFHIGAMYFPSLFTGFLVDKFGRIIMAGASGVTLLLAALIAALAPGDSLLLLIIALSLLGLGWNFGLISGTALLVDSTETGIRAKTQGTVDVLIALSGAAGGALSGLIVAGSSFLMLSMVGGIVSVLLIPLMIWYRRN; encoded by the coding sequence ATTTTCATAGTGAAAGATAGAGATGTAGGAACACAATCAGCCTTGGTACAAAGCTATGTTCATTCTTCAGAGAAACAAAAAGCACTATATAAGCGTACTTTATTGGTTGTTAGTATCTCACAGATTTTTGGAGGCGCAGGATTAGCAGCCGGAGTAACCGTTGGTGCTCTCATTGCCCAGCAAATGCTTGGAACAGATGCATATGCCGGCCTACCTACTGCCTTATTCACACTGGGATCAGCCGGAGCCGCATTTTCAGTTGGCAGACTGTCTCAACGTTTCGGGCGTCGTGCGGGTCTTTCTGCGGGATTTATCATTGGCGGACTTGGAGCTATAGGAGTCATCATTGCAGCAATTATAAATAGTATTTTGCTATTATTTGCTTCCTTGCTTATTTATGGCGCAGGATCAGCCACCAATCTGCAAGCTCGCTATGCTGGTACTGACTTAGCGAATAACAAACAGCGCGCGACAGCTATCAGCATGACGATGGTTTTCACAACATTCGGTGCAGTTGCAGGACCAAACTTAGTCAATGTGATGGGACGTTTTGCTGAGTCTATTGGCGTTCCATCACTTGCGGGTCCTTTTGTTTTAGCAGCAGCTGCTTATATTCTAGCGGGTCTGGTTTTATTTATTTTACTTCGACCAGAACCGTTAGTCATAGCTAAAGCAATTGAAGCGGCTAAGCAGGATCAGCGTAAGAGCGATGATACAGGAAAAGCTAAACATACCAACAAGCGTGGCATCTTTGTGGGTGCAACCATTATGATCCTTACACAGATCGTCATGGTAGCAATTATGACGATGACACCGGTGCATATGAACCATCATGGTCATGGACTGGGCACCGTAGGTCTAGTTATAGGCTTTCATATTGGTGCCATGTATTTCCCATCTCTATTTACAGGCTTTCTAGTTGATAAGTTTGGCCGCATAATAATGGCTGGCGCTTCCGGTGTAACATTGCTTTTAGCGGCCTTAATTGCTGCATTGGCTCCAGGAGATTCTTTGCTTCTGCTGATTATCGCCCTTTCTTTACTGGGATTAGGGTGGAACTTTGGTCTGATTAGTGGTACAGCACTTCTTGTTGATTCTACTGAGACTGGCATTCGAGCTAAAACTCAAGGTACAGTGGACGTTTTGATTGCATTATCTGGTGCAGCAGGCGGGGCTTTGTCTGGACTGATTGTAGCAGGTTCCAGTTTTTTGATGTTATCTATGGTTGGAGGGATTGTTTCTGTTTTATTGATTCCATTGATGATATGGTATCGTCGGAATTGA
- a CDS encoding PLP-dependent aminotransferase family protein yields MPINSFDNYPMSWKPVLDKTNKPIYKALAEQLERDIIHGVIIPGTKLPPQRELADYLDLNVSTISKAFKVCELKGLLSASVGSGTYVSYDALSNAYLLEDTEPKHLIEMGATLPDDTSYEPLLLQLKTMLQESDYEKWFSYGRSGESLWQKDAAVQLIKRSGFETSVERILFANGGQNAIAAALASLCKPGDRIGVDLHTYPGLKTVAAMLSVQIVPIKSENYEMSPESLEYACKNENIKGVYLIPDYHNPTATFLSVEKRKKIAEIAKKYKLFVIEDASYHLLNEDPMPALASFAPEQVIHIASLSKSLAPGLRLAYVAVPGQFKEQLSKALYNLNITVSPLLAELSARTIVSNQFEVLVDNHRQQTICRNQIVNKYFKDYTCLGVDTGIFRWLLLPGTITGDTFETLAAKQGVQVYAADRFVVGNSSPERAVRVSVCAPKTTEELEQGLAILKNLLDKIT; encoded by the coding sequence ATGCCTATTAATTCTTTTGATAACTATCCTATGAGCTGGAAGCCAGTTCTTGATAAAACTAATAAGCCTATCTACAAAGCGTTAGCTGAGCAATTGGAACGAGATATAATCCATGGTGTTATCATACCCGGAACCAAACTTCCTCCCCAGAGAGAACTGGCTGATTATTTGGATTTAAACGTAAGTACCATTTCAAAAGCTTTTAAAGTCTGTGAGCTAAAAGGATTGCTAAGCGCCTCTGTTGGAAGTGGTACCTACGTATCATACGATGCTTTGTCGAATGCTTATTTACTCGAGGATACAGAGCCGAAGCATTTAATAGAAATGGGTGCAACACTGCCGGATGATACTTCATATGAACCTCTCCTGCTTCAACTTAAAACCATGCTGCAAGAGTCAGACTATGAAAAGTGGTTCAGCTATGGCAGGTCAGGTGAAAGCCTTTGGCAAAAAGATGCAGCTGTACAGTTAATCAAAAGAAGCGGATTCGAAACATCCGTAGAGCGTATATTATTTGCAAATGGAGGACAAAATGCGATTGCCGCTGCATTGGCAAGTCTTTGTAAACCCGGAGATCGAATTGGTGTTGACTTACATACATACCCTGGCTTAAAAACAGTTGCTGCCATGCTCAGCGTGCAAATTGTACCGATAAAATCAGAGAATTATGAGATGAGTCCGGAATCGCTTGAATATGCATGTAAGAACGAAAACATTAAAGGCGTTTATTTAATCCCGGATTATCACAATCCTACAGCTACCTTTCTATCCGTGGAAAAACGAAAAAAGATTGCAGAAATTGCGAAGAAGTATAAACTGTTTGTTATTGAAGATGCATCGTATCATTTGCTTAATGAAGACCCGATGCCCGCACTAGCATCTTTTGCTCCGGAACAGGTCATACATATCGCCAGTTTATCAAAATCATTAGCTCCAGGTCTGCGACTAGCATATGTAGCAGTGCCAGGGCAATTTAAAGAGCAACTTTCCAAGGCGCTGTACAATCTGAATATAACTGTTTCGCCCCTGCTAGCAGAATTATCGGCACGAACGATTGTATCCAATCAATTTGAAGTCTTAGTCGATAATCACCGTCAACAGACGATTTGCAGAAATCAGATCGTAAATAAGTATTTTAAAGACTATACGTGCTTAGGCGTTGATACAGGCATCTTTCGCTGGCTTTTATTACCCGGTACGATTACTGGTGATACGTTCGAAACGTTAGCTGCAAAACAGGGCGTGCAGGTGTATGCAGCTGATCGTTTTGTTGTAGGCAACAGCTCACCAGAAAGAGCTGTAAGGGTTTCTGTGTGTGCACCAAAAACCACGGAAGAGTTAGAGCAAGGACTAGCTATTCTTAAAAACTTATTAGATAAAATCACGTAA
- a CDS encoding catalase, with protein MAENKDKNVERKTLTTRQGHPVTDNQNIRTIGDRGPATLENYHFIEKISHFDREEVPERVVHARGAGAFGYFETYGKVGDEPVEKYTRAKVFSGAGKKTPLMVRFSTVAGAKDSPETARDPRGFAVKMYTEDGNWDLVGNNLKIFFIRDAMKFPDMIHAFKVDPASNVPNPQRMFDFVSRTPEATHMITFLFSPYGIPATYRHMQGSGVNTYKWVNEKGEAVLVKYHWEPKQGIRNLTQEEADYIQGKNTSHATQDLYEAIEQGDYPEWELFVQIMEDDYHEELDFDPLDDTKLWPEDKFPWLPVGKMVLDRNPVDYHAEIEQAAFGTGVLVDGMDFSDDKMLQGRTFSYSDTQRYRVGANYLKLPVNAPKTTIHTNQHRGQMDFRDPKESGDNPHINYEPSMLGGLQEADKGERPQHRPTYNAAAMSAPIDRPNNYGQAGETYRNLEDWERDELINNLSNALAVCDKSIQDAMVEHFTQADEEYGRRVKEGIEAKLKEIKENKEENKLPGREAGHTKFGQGSLAANEATDEAVENSRKSDEY; from the coding sequence TTGGCTGAGAATAAAGATAAGAATGTTGAGAGAAAGACCCTAACTACTAGGCAGGGGCATCCAGTTACAGATAATCAGAATATCCGTACGATTGGTGACCGAGGTCCGGCAACACTTGAGAATTATCACTTTATCGAAAAAATTTCCCATTTTGACAGGGAAGAGGTACCAGAGCGGGTTGTACACGCAAGGGGTGCTGGGGCGTTTGGTTATTTTGAAACGTACGGAAAAGTAGGGGACGAGCCTGTAGAAAAGTATACACGTGCAAAAGTCTTTTCGGGCGCTGGTAAGAAAACGCCATTGATGGTTCGTTTCTCTACAGTAGCGGGGGCAAAAGATTCTCCGGAAACTGCTCGAGATCCTCGTGGTTTTGCAGTGAAGATGTATACGGAAGATGGAAACTGGGACTTGGTTGGTAACAACCTGAAGATTTTCTTTATCCGTGATGCGATGAAGTTCCCGGATATGATTCATGCGTTCAAAGTAGATCCAGCGTCAAACGTCCCTAATCCGCAGCGCATGTTTGACTTTGTGTCACGTACGCCTGAGGCAACACATATGATTACATTCTTATTCTCGCCATATGGCATACCAGCAACATATCGCCATATGCAAGGTTCAGGTGTCAATACTTATAAATGGGTAAATGAAAAGGGAGAAGCAGTCCTGGTGAAGTACCACTGGGAACCGAAGCAAGGCATCCGAAATTTGACCCAAGAAGAAGCAGATTACATTCAAGGAAAGAACACCAGTCATGCAACACAAGATTTATATGAGGCAATAGAGCAAGGGGATTACCCGGAATGGGAGCTATTTGTTCAAATCATGGAAGATGATTATCATGAAGAGCTGGACTTTGATCCTCTTGATGACACGAAACTATGGCCGGAAGATAAATTCCCATGGCTTCCAGTAGGAAAAATGGTTTTAGATCGTAATCCAGTGGACTATCACGCAGAGATTGAGCAAGCAGCATTTGGTACTGGCGTGCTTGTCGATGGAATGGACTTTTCTGACGACAAAATGCTGCAAGGCCGTACTTTTTCTTATTCCGATACGCAGCGCTACCGTGTAGGAGCCAACTACTTGAAATTGCCTGTTAACGCACCTAAAACAACTATCCATACAAATCAGCATCGTGGACAGATGGATTTCCGGGACCCGAAAGAGTCCGGTGACAATCCGCATATCAATTATGAACCGTCCATGCTTGGCGGTTTGCAGGAAGCGGATAAAGGAGAACGGCCGCAGCACCGTCCAACATATAACGCTGCAGCTATGAGCGCGCCGATCGATCGCCCGAATAACTACGGGCAAGCAGGTGAAACGTATCGCAACCTTGAGGATTGGGAGCGAGATGAGTTAATCAATAACTTGTCCAATGCTTTGGCTGTTTGTGATAAATCAATCCAAGACGCCATGGTGGAGCACTTTACACAGGCAGATGAGGAATATGGCCGTCGTGTGAAGGAAGGCATTGAGGCGAAGCTGAAAGAAATCAAAGAAAACAAAGAAGAAAATAAGCTTCCAGGACGCGAAGCAGGGCACACGAAATTTGGTCAAGGTTCATTAGCTGCAAATGAAGCTACTGATGAAGCTGTAGAGAATAGCCGTAAATCAGATGAGTATTAA